AGCAGGTATTCCCGGGGGACTTCAATCTCGCGCAGCTTCGAGCGCGCGATCTTCTCAACCTGTTGCGGCGTAATCCGCTGGTCCTTGGCAACGATCTTCTCGCGGCCCTTTTTAATAGGGAAAGGCAATACCTCGCCCCGCAGGTGGCGCGGGTTCAATTCCAGGAAAAACTTCTGGCCTTTGCAGCAAAAGGCGTCCGTTTCGAAGAACAACCCCAGAATGCCCGCATCGTCGTACTTGTCTTTCGGGCAGGTTTCGATGGTCCGGGCCGCCTTGCCCGCTACAACCTGCTCCAGGTGCTCGCCGGCAAGTACGGTTTTGGCGGCAACCAGGGGCCGGCTGCCCTTGCCGCCCTTGCCGGGGATGTCGCTGGCCAGGACCCTCCCCAGCAGGTATTCCCGGGGAACTTCGAGCTTGCGCAGTTTCGACCGCTCCAGTTCCTCGACCTCCCGGCGGGCGATCCGCCGCGCGGAGAGGACGCTCGGCTTGCGGGACTTGGCAACCGGGAGCGGCAGCACTTCGCCCCATATGTGATCCCACGACAGCGTGTCTGTCTCCGCTCCATTCAGCCGTTTCTTCTTCGCCTCCAGAAAAAACGCGCCCTTCTGGTAACGGAAGACGTCCTTATCCGCGGATTTGTCCTCCCCGGGGGAGGGCTTGCCGTCCTCGCCCAGCGCCCGCAGCAGAACGGTAACGGGCAGCTTCCGCCGCCGGTCGATCCGGCAATAGAGCAGGTCCTTGGGATCGAACTCGAAGTCCAACCAGGAACCGCGGTAGGGGATCACGCGGGCCGAATACAGCAACTTGCCGGAAGAGTGCGTCTTGCCCTTGTCGTCGTCGAAAAACACTCCGGGAGACCGGTGCAACTGAGAAACCACCACGCGGTCAGTGCCATTGATGACGAAAGTGCCGGTCTCGGTCATCAGGGGGAGTTCCCCGATGTACACTTCGCCTTCCTTGATCTCCTCCGGCTCTTGCGCGATATCGGCGTCTTTGGCGTCTTTCTTGCCCTTGCCGCGGAGAATCACCAACCGAAGCCTGGCACGCAACGACGCGCTGTACGTGCGCCCGCGCAACCTGCATTCCTTGACGTCGAAAGTGGGCGCAGGCAGGGAATACTCCACGTATTCCAGCCGAATATTCTTCGCATGGCTGACAATGGGGAACACCGACCGGAAGGCGGCCTCCAGTCCCCGTCTGGCCCGCTCGGCAGGCGGGACATCCTGTTGCAGAAAATCGCGGTAGGAATTGATCTGCGACTCCAGCAAGTAGGGGATCTCCAGGATGTCCGGCCGCTTGCCGAAATCCCTGCGAATCCGCCTCTTTTCAGTAAAGGAATAGGTGCTCACCTGCGATTCTCCCTGTTGCCGCGGGCCGGGGCGCAAGGGAAAAGGCGACGCCTCCCCCCAATCGCCGCACTGTCGCGGCAAATCATTTGACCTCTACGGAAGCTCCCGCCGCTTCGAGCTGCTTGCTAAGATCCTGGGCTTCTTGCTTCGACACTCCTTCCTTGATCGTGGCCGGGATGCCTTCCACCAGCTCCTTGGCCTCTTTCAGGCCCATCGCGGTAATGCCCCGAACCACTTTGATCACCGCCACCTTATTGTCCCCGAACGAAGTCATCGTAACGGTAAATTCCGTTTGCTCCTCGGCTGCGGCTTCGCTGGGCGCGGGCGCCGCAACAGGGGCGGCCAGCGCCGCGGCGGAGACGCCGAACCGTTCTCCCAGCGCATCCGTCAACTC
This genomic window from Gammaproteobacteria bacterium contains:
- the rplL gene encoding 50S ribosomal protein L7/L12, which produces MAIDKAEIVEAISKMTVMEVVELTDALGERFGVSAAALAAPVAAPAPSEAAAEEQTEFTVTMTSFGDNKVAVIKVVRGITAMGLKEAKELVEGIPATIKEGVSKQEAQDLSKQLEAAGASVEVK